GTTTCAGTCCACACCGACAAGCGGCGGCACACGAGGAGAAAAGAACCGCCGCGCCGGGCGGAAGCTCCAGCTCCGTCGTCTCACTCACGCGCCGCCGACGTGCTGGTGTGGGAACCGCGGCGTGGGCACGAGCGGGTCGCGGCCCTCCTGCATCTTGCTCAGCCGGTCCGGTATGGTGCCGTCGAAGAGCCTCGACGTGGGGTTCTCGGCGTAGCAGACGTAGTAGCAGCCAACGCACGCCTGCGGCAGCGCCATGCCGATGCGGGTCATCAGGTACCCGACGTAGAAGGCCAGCAGCGACACGGTGGCCGTGTAGTGCCGGTGCGTCGCGAACGCCCACGACCCTGCCAGCGCCACGCAGAGCGCGCCGCTCGTCACGCCCGTCAGGAAGCACACggagctggtgatgtccgagtccACCAGCGCAGCCATCCCGGGAAGCGCCTCGAACTGGCCCCACGTGCTCCGGGACGCCTGCACGAACCCGCGCCCGTACGCCGCGATCTGCATCATCTTGCTCGTCAGTGCCATGGTTCCAGTTCGAAGACGAAGACCAGACCAACAGTGCGCTCGTGCTTACGTGGACGAAGGCCCAGCTGTTGCCGAAACTGAAGATGGCGTTCATGACGTGGAGGCAGCAGTGCGCGCAGGAGAACATGAACTCGTCCTCGCCCTCCAGGAGGTTGAGCCCGCGCGCCAGGATGCGGAGCGCCTCGATGGTGGGCACGAACAGCGACCCCAGGCAGGCGCTGCCGAGGTTGTACGACAGCGCGCGCTGGAAGCTGAACTGCACGCTCGACTGCATGCCGCGCAGGTAGTAGAGCGCGATCACCCGGCTCGCCGTCAGGTTCGCCACGTTCCGCATCACCTCCGCGGTCCACGCCAGGCTCACCACCAGCCCAAAGATGGTGAGCCCGGGGAAGCGGAAGTTCACCGCGCCGATCACAGCCACGCACCACACGGAGATCCATGCGAAACCCGCCGCCACCATCAGGTACGCGGGCCCGTTCAGCCCACGGAACTTGTCCACTGGCTTCACCGCGCGCTCGAACACCCGCGCCGTGAAGCCCACGCGCCGCGTCACCCAGCACGTGTACAGCCCGGTCCCAATGGAGAACACCACCATCGCGACGCCCAGCCCGACGGTGGCCAGCATGGAGAAGCACATGAGCAGCGCGCCCACGGCTAGGGTCACGGCGAAGCTGGACCAGAGGATCACGCGCACCATGGCGCGTGGCCACGCGCGCACGGCCTTCTGCCACACGAAGGCCAGGACGATGCTGAGCGCGACCGCGCCCTCCACGGGCAGCAGCCAGTTGCC
Above is a genomic segment from Miscanthus floridulus cultivar M001 chromosome 3, ASM1932011v1, whole genome shotgun sequence containing:
- the LOC136547392 gene encoding uncharacterized protein, giving the protein MGAAENPAPPPQEAAPVRRAAPAPAPEAVEKVVVVDQAPPPEAAARLQAQRPLAPLQVTTQAPPPPMSVASGSVEPPPQVAAYQPVMQPPQQGPLPSLNSRKYTNGITLCLFLLHLAAAAFAMGFFVFKTVQEISQHPRSHNARRERSLLGNWLLPVEGAVALSIVLAFVWQKAVRAWPRAMVRVILWSSFAVTLAVGALLMCFSMLATVGLGVAMVVFSIGTGLYTCWVTRRVGFTARVFERAVKPVDKFRGLNGPAYLMVAAGFAWISVWCVAVIGAVNFRFPGLTIFGLVVSLAWTAEVMRNVANLTASRVIALYYLRGMQSSVQFSFQRALSYNLGSACLGSLFVPTIEALRILARGLNLLEGEDEFMFSCAHCCLHVMNAIFSFGNSWAFVHIAAYGRGFVQASRSTWGQFEALPGMAALVDSDITSSVCFLTGVTSGALCVALAGSWAFATHRHYTATVSLLAFYVGYLMTRIGMALPQACVGCYYVCYAENPTSRLFDGTIPDRLSKMQEGRDPLVPTPRFPHQHVGGA